One region of Pogona vitticeps strain Pit_001003342236 chromosome 1, PviZW2.1, whole genome shotgun sequence genomic DNA includes:
- the SPATA45 gene encoding spermatogenesis-associated protein 45 — MAADEKKLLVEYNKLRESNCWLEEKSESTWLRPQRRHYPHWNQASQEKYIEKKKEYNSGRTSWIKITPEYKEKRHFPEKNNAIFG; from the coding sequence ATGGCTGCAGATGAAAAAAAGCTCTTAGTAGAATATAATAAGCTGAGAGAATCCAACTGCTGGCTGGAAGAAAAGAGCGAATCAACCTGGCTCAGGCCTCAGAGGAGACATTATCCTCACTGGAATCAGGCATCACAAGAGAAGTatatagaaaagaagaaagaatacaACAGTGGCAGGACCTCCTGGATAAAAATAACACCTGAATATAAAGAAAAGAGACATTTTCCAGAAAAAA